A stretch of Malus sylvestris chromosome 11, drMalSylv7.2, whole genome shotgun sequence DNA encodes these proteins:
- the LOC126591622 gene encoding zinc transporter 6, chloroplastic-like, which translates to MVSCVSDTARTLSCRDGRAAAQLKLISISVIFVTSVIGISSPVLLSRYFQGKPAYDKATLVIKCFAAGVILSTSLVHVLPDAFLALNDCHVSSHHPWKDYPFSGLVTMVGAIIALLVDLTATSHMESHSAGGGHGHGGYEVVPVGTRDELMGKNSKLSMDTEVAVAVGVESNSGGGSEEMLIRMKQRLVSQVLEIGIIFHSVIIGVTMGMSQNQCTIRPLVAALSFHQIFEGMGLGGCIAQAGFRFGTTAYMCFMFAVTTPMGIVLGMILFSVTGYDDRNPNALILEGLLGSFSSGILIYMALVDLIALDFFHNKMMSSNSWLRKTSYIALVLGSSSMSILALWA; encoded by the exons ATGGTCTCTTGCGTATCGGACACTGCTCGGACCCTCTCCTGCCGGGACGGACGCGCCGCCGCTCAACTCAAGCTAATCTCAATCTCCGTCATCTTCGTCACCAGCGTCATCGGCATATCGTCCCCCGTCCTCCTCTCCCGCTACTTCCAAGGCAAGCCAGCGTACGACAAAGCAACGCTCGTCATCAAGTGCTTCGCCGCCGGCGTCATCCTCTCCACCTCCCTCGTCCACGTCCTCCCCGATGCCTTCCTAGCCCTCAACGACTGCCACGTGTCCTCCCACCACCCCTGGAAGGACTACCCCTTTTCGGGGCTCGTCACCATGGTCGGCGCCATCATCGCCCTCCTCGTCGACCTCACGGCCACCTCACACATGGAATCCCACTCCGCCGGCGGCGGCCACGGTCACGGCGGATACGAGGTCGTGCCGGTGGGGACGCGGGACGAATTGATGGGGAAGAATAGCAAATTGTCGATGGATACGgaggtggcggtggcggtgggtGTGGAGAGTAATAGTGGTGGGGGTAGTGAGGAAATGTTGATCCGGATGAAGCAGCGGCTGGTTTCGCAGGTGTTGGAAATCGGGATTATTTTCCACTCGGTGATAATTGGGGTGACGATGGGGATGTCGCAGAACCAGTGCACCATCCGGCCGCTGGTCGCTGCGCTGTCGTTTCATCAGATTTTCGAAGGGATGGGACTCGGGGGATGCATTGCTCAG GCAGGATTTAGGTTCGGGACAACAGCCTACATGTGCTTCATGTTTGCAGTGACAACACCAATGGGGATAGTATTGGGTATGATCTTGTTCTCGGTGACTGGTTACGATGATAGGAACCCTAATGCCCTAATCTTGGAGGGTTTGTTAGGGTCCTTCTCCTCGGGTATACTTATCTACATGGCTCTGGTCGATCTCATAGCTCTCGATTTCTTCCACAACAAGATGATGAGCTCCAATTCATGGTTGCGAAAAACATCGTACATCGCTCTTGTTCTTGGCTCTTCCTCTATGTCCATCCTTGCCCTTTGGGCATAG